One window of the Leptospira koniambonensis genome contains the following:
- a CDS encoding SGNH/GDSL hydrolase family protein, with amino-acid sequence MQKLKGQWNRLFINLNPVLLLFLIFSLTNCDKDPSSDPEKLISYLSKPSLAMYGDSIVASWPAEEQLSDFNTIKFAFPGIDTSKILSSVQNDKNRYNACLYEGGINDFLLNYSPTQSQVDATVDRQIQSIQILLIRCEHVVALNLWNIKFPWPTLAVAMITAEMKERITFVPRIDTELLIQDDMLTDGNHPNKNGYYILSKALRERLQPFFPILYLNE; translated from the coding sequence ATGCAGAAGTTAAAAGGACAGTGGAATAGGTTATTTATAAACTTAAACCCTGTCTTACTTCTGTTCTTAATATTTTCACTTACCAACTGCGATAAAGATCCTTCTTCTGATCCTGAAAAATTAATCTCTTATCTTTCAAAACCTTCTTTGGCAATGTACGGGGACAGCATCGTAGCTTCCTGGCCTGCAGAAGAACAACTTTCCGATTTTAATACTATCAAGTTTGCTTTTCCTGGGATTGATACAAGTAAAATCCTAAGCTCTGTGCAGAATGACAAAAATCGTTATAATGCATGTTTGTATGAGGGAGGGATCAACGATTTTCTGCTAAATTATTCCCCTACACAAAGTCAGGTAGATGCGACAGTAGACAGGCAAATCCAAAGTATACAGATACTTTTGATAAGATGTGAGCATGTAGTTGCATTAAATCTTTGGAATATTAAATTTCCTTGGCCCACACTTGCGGTAGCGATGATCACTGCAGAAATGAAAGAAAGGATCACATTTGTTCCCAGAATAGATACAGAATTATTGATCCAAGATGATATGTTAACAGACGGAAATCATCCTAATAAAAACGGATATTATATTCTCTCCAAAGCTCTTAGAGAACGACTACAACCATTTTTCCCGATACTGTATCTAAATGAATAA
- the tpx gene encoding thiol peroxidase: MASVTLKGNQVQLEGKLLEVGAKAPDFHGTAKDLSTKSLKDYNGKVKILVSVPSLDTSVCAMETKKFHEKATKLDGIVTVVVSGDLPFAMNRFCTMEGLDSPNLVTLSQFRDFSFSKAYGTHIADGGLQGLSARAVFVLDKNDTVQYVELVPEIASEPNYEAAIGAAKKLV; the protein is encoded by the coding sequence ATGGCAAGCGTCACTCTTAAAGGTAACCAAGTTCAACTAGAAGGAAAATTATTAGAAGTAGGTGCAAAGGCTCCAGACTTTCACGGAACAGCAAAAGACTTAAGCACCAAGTCTCTCAAAGATTATAACGGAAAAGTGAAAATCTTAGTTTCAGTCCCAAGTTTAGATACATCTGTATGCGCGATGGAAACTAAAAAGTTCCACGAAAAAGCAACAAAGTTAGATGGGATCGTAACAGTGGTTGTCTCTGGAGATCTTCCTTTTGCAATGAATCGTTTTTGCACCATGGAAGGATTGGATTCTCCGAATTTAGTCACACTTTCTCAATTCAGGGACTTCTCCTTTTCCAAAGCATATGGAACACATATCGCGGACGGAGGTTTACAAGGACTTTCTGCAAGAGCAGTTTTCGTTTTAGATAAGAATGATACTGTTCAATACGTGGAATTAGTTCCTGAGATCGCTAGTGAGCCGAACTATGAAGCTGCGATCGGAGCTGCTAAAAAATTAGTTTAA
- the ilvB gene encoding biosynthetic-type acetolactate synthase large subunit has product METITEKNKAWLREDKVPQNGAELIVAYLKRRRIHNVYGIPGGANLPLYDALHNSGIRHILARHEQGGGFMAQGEARVTKKPAVCLASSGPGVTNLITAVADAKSDSIPLVAITGQVPLSLIGTDAFQEIDTYGLSLPITKKTYLVRSVSELIRVLPEAFQIAEGPRPGPVWIDVPKDIQASPISLSMTQIESIWSSQEETNSPKIFISEADKLRFYSLLENSKKPVLYIGGGVKGSGAEDLILQLAEAQDIPVVCTLMGLDSFSQTHKLSLGMLGMHGAPYTNRLLFESDLLLAFGVRFDDRATGKLETFCPNAKVIHVDIDYKEIGKLRRPDFGFCSDLKYFLENMGEFPIHKREEWREQIRSYKELYPLNSVTATQGFSPQDIILSVAKFLGPNAKISTDVGQHQMWVAQYYPFQKSGTFLTSGGLGTMGFGLPAAIGASLADPNSKIVCFSGDGSILMNIQELDTLSELQSDLKIIIFDNRNLGLVRQQQNLFYGSRYNGSAYPSHSKFSKIANAFGISSLDLGEEGKSLEDLESFLKEKGPGLIVVPIDQDLQVLPMVPPGKSNLEMLLG; this is encoded by the coding sequence ATGGAAACGATTACGGAAAAAAACAAGGCTTGGCTTAGAGAAGATAAGGTTCCACAGAACGGAGCCGAACTGATCGTTGCTTATTTAAAAAGAAGAAGGATCCATAATGTATATGGGATCCCTGGCGGCGCCAATTTACCGTTATACGATGCTCTTCATAATAGTGGAATTCGTCATATTCTAGCAAGACATGAACAGGGTGGTGGATTTATGGCTCAGGGAGAAGCCAGAGTCACTAAAAAGCCTGCTGTTTGTTTAGCTTCCTCCGGCCCTGGAGTTACAAATCTAATTACCGCAGTTGCGGATGCAAAATCAGATTCTATACCGTTAGTCGCAATTACAGGCCAAGTGCCTCTATCTCTAATTGGAACAGATGCTTTCCAAGAAATAGATACATACGGATTATCTTTACCTATTACTAAAAAAACTTATTTAGTTCGTTCCGTATCAGAACTCATTCGAGTTTTGCCGGAAGCATTTCAAATTGCAGAAGGACCAAGACCTGGTCCTGTTTGGATAGATGTTCCAAAAGACATACAAGCTTCTCCTATTTCACTTTCTATGACTCAGATAGAATCTATTTGGAGTTCTCAGGAAGAAACAAATTCGCCTAAGATCTTTATATCGGAAGCAGATAAACTTAGATTTTATTCTCTATTAGAAAATTCTAAAAAACCAGTTTTGTATATAGGTGGAGGAGTAAAAGGATCTGGTGCGGAAGATCTGATCCTTCAATTGGCAGAAGCGCAAGATATTCCTGTAGTTTGTACATTGATGGGTTTGGATTCTTTTTCACAAACTCACAAGTTATCTTTGGGGATGCTTGGAATGCACGGGGCTCCCTATACAAATCGGCTATTGTTTGAGTCTGATCTTCTTTTAGCATTCGGAGTTCGTTTTGATGATAGGGCCACGGGGAAATTAGAAACATTCTGTCCGAATGCAAAAGTGATCCATGTGGACATCGATTATAAGGAAATCGGAAAATTAAGAAGACCAGATTTCGGGTTCTGTTCCGATCTAAAATATTTCTTGGAGAATATGGGAGAATTTCCAATTCATAAAAGAGAAGAATGGAGAGAACAGATCCGTTCTTATAAAGAATTGTATCCTTTAAATTCCGTTACTGCGACTCAAGGCTTTTCTCCTCAGGACATTATTTTGTCTGTTGCTAAATTTTTAGGGCCGAACGCGAAGATCAGCACTGATGTTGGACAACACCAGATGTGGGTGGCTCAATATTATCCATTCCAGAAAAGCGGGACTTTTTTGACTTCTGGAGGACTAGGCACTATGGGTTTTGGTTTGCCTGCGGCGATCGGAGCTTCTCTTGCGGATCCAAATTCTAAGATTGTTTGTTTTTCTGGAGACGGATCTATTTTGATGAATATCCAAGAATTGGATACTTTGAGCGAGTTACAATCGGATCTTAAAATTATAATATTCGATAATCGGAATCTTGGATTAGTTCGCCAACAGCAAAATTTATTCTACGGAAGTAGGTATAATGGAAGTGCTTATCCTTCTCATTCTAAGTTCTCTAAGATCGCAAATGCTTTCGGAATTTCCAGTTTAGATCTGGGAGAAGAAGGAAAAAGTTTAGAAGATCTGGAAAGTTTTCTAAAAGAGAAGGGCCCAGGATTGATCGTTGTTCCGATAGATCAGGATCTTCAAGTTCTTCCAATGGTTCCTCCTGGAAAAAGTAATTTGGAGATGCTCTTAGGTTGA
- a CDS encoding anthranilate synthase component I family protein, translated as MSIEIQNIRKEANALFPRPIVRSFPLKEEGLLEYFQKLMEEAEVAVLFESLGPESDNSRYSFISGFPKRVFKAKGDKLKCDGKEIGRGNPYQLFSEIFPPRKSFLEYTEAGGGGLYGYLSYEAANDMEPSLLLKEHPKFPKFCFAWMEDGILLDRRTGESKYFHYGTDRYSLFEEIYKKKNPDKGKYKSIDLGFSKTKEEHRSMVHEVLEEIRKGNTFQCQVGFRKTFLVGEDENAITRRRGDFELYRSVRKINPSPFMFFMSFPGEVHLGASPELLFRLKDGLAESFPLAGTIRRGTSEEEDQKFALQLLSDPKEIAEHNMLVDLHRNDLGRVSKFGTVKVRDSFALKRFSHVQHLSTEVSGILRAGQDMFSGLASSFPTGTLSGAPKIESMKIIHRIENDPRGPYGGAVGRFGFDGNCSFCIPIRSYFRKEEEAMVRASGGIVMDSDPDAEYQEIGHKLGAILKAMEAAQ; from the coding sequence ATGTCCATAGAGATACAAAATATCAGAAAAGAAGCAAATGCACTTTTCCCAAGACCAATCGTCCGATCTTTCCCATTAAAGGAAGAAGGTTTATTGGAATATTTCCAAAAGCTAATGGAGGAAGCTGAGGTCGCGGTCCTATTCGAAAGTTTAGGACCTGAATCGGATAATTCCAGATATAGTTTTATCTCGGGCTTTCCAAAGAGAGTATTTAAGGCAAAGGGAGATAAATTAAAATGTGACGGAAAAGAAATTGGGAGAGGAAATCCATACCAATTATTCTCCGAAATTTTTCCTCCTAGAAAATCATTCTTAGAATATACGGAGGCAGGGGGAGGAGGCCTTTATGGTTATCTTTCCTACGAGGCCGCAAATGATATGGAGCCGAGTCTTCTTTTGAAAGAACATCCTAAATTTCCTAAGTTCTGTTTTGCTTGGATGGAAGATGGTATCCTCTTAGATAGAAGAACAGGTGAGTCTAAGTATTTTCATTATGGAACAGATCGTTATTCTTTGTTCGAGGAAATTTATAAAAAGAAAAATCCCGATAAAGGAAAATACAAATCTATCGATTTAGGTTTTTCTAAAACAAAAGAAGAACATAGATCCATGGTACATGAAGTTTTAGAAGAGATCCGAAAAGGAAATACATTCCAATGCCAGGTCGGATTTAGAAAAACTTTCTTAGTGGGAGAAGATGAGAATGCTATAACCAGAAGAAGAGGAGATTTCGAATTATATAGATCAGTTCGGAAAATAAATCCGTCTCCTTTTATGTTCTTTATGAGCTTTCCTGGAGAAGTTCATCTAGGAGCAAGTCCTGAACTTCTATTTAGATTAAAGGACGGACTCGCTGAAAGTTTTCCATTAGCAGGAACAATCCGAAGAGGAACAAGCGAAGAAGAAGATCAAAAATTTGCACTTCAACTTCTGTCCGACCCGAAAGAGATCGCAGAACATAATATGCTTGTGGATTTGCATCGAAACGATCTGGGAAGAGTTTCCAAATTTGGAACTGTAAAGGTTAGAGATTCTTTTGCTCTCAAAAGATTCAGTCATGTGCAACATCTATCTACTGAAGTTTCAGGAATATTAAGAGCAGGTCAGGATATGTTTTCTGGGTTAGCTTCTTCTTTCCCGACTGGAACCTTAAGTGGTGCCCCTAAGATTGAATCCATGAAAATCATCCATAGAATAGAAAATGATCCGAGGGGACCTTATGGAGGAGCTGTAGGAAGATTTGGCTTTGATGGAAATTGTTCCTTCTGTATTCCGATCCGAAGTTATTTCAGAAAGGAAGAAGAGGCGATGGTCCGCGCCTCCGGAGGGATCGTTATGGATTCAGATCCGGATGCAGAATACCAAGAGATTGGTCATAAATTAGGAGCGATCTTAAAAGCGATGGAGGCAGCTCAATGA
- a CDS encoding anthranilate synthase component II, with the protein MKVLLVDHHDSFSYNLFQLLGEILEEEFPYRFRLDVIRQNETDISKVLKEKYDRIVLSPGPGTPENPEYFGCSMEILKQLGGEVPILGVCLGMQGMAHFAGANIIKAEYPMHGKISEIKTDKKGVFEDLPSDLKVMRYHSLIVDENTLGIEWERTAYAGSELMGIRNQEKRMEGVQFHPESFATEGGRKMLSNFLI; encoded by the coding sequence ATGAAAGTGTTATTAGTAGATCACCATGATTCATTCTCTTATAATCTATTCCAACTTTTAGGAGAAATATTGGAAGAAGAGTTTCCATATAGATTTAGATTAGATGTGATCCGACAGAATGAAACGGATATTTCTAAAGTTTTGAAAGAGAAATACGATAGAATTGTTCTTTCTCCTGGTCCTGGAACTCCAGAAAACCCTGAATATTTCGGCTGTTCAATGGAGATCCTAAAACAATTAGGAGGAGAAGTTCCAATCCTAGGAGTTTGTCTTGGAATGCAAGGTATGGCCCATTTTGCTGGAGCGAATATTATAAAAGCAGAATATCCTATGCATGGGAAGATCTCTGAGATCAAAACTGACAAAAAAGGAGTATTTGAAGATCTTCCTTCTGACTTAAAAGTGATGAGATATCATTCTTTGATAGTGGACGAAAATACGCTCGGAATAGAATGGGAAAGAACTGCATATGCAGGTTCAGAACTTATGGGAATTCGTAATCAGGAAAAAAGAATGGAAGGTGTTCAATTTCATCCAGAGTCATTTGCGACTGAAGGTGGGAGGAAAATGCTTTCTAATTTTCTAATATAG
- a CDS encoding hybrid sensor histidine kinase/response regulator: protein MENLPYSVAPLPDNEEERVQALKRYRILDTPPEEKYDGIIKAASLICGTPIALVSLIDSERQWFKARMGLNATETPKQISFCQFAVSENKTFVVENALEDPRFSQNPLVLNDPNIRFYAGAPLRTPDGYILGTLCVIDTKPKKLSEAEIQALEALATSVVSFMELDAKSQALIQLQSVALELQKAKEQFFINMNHELRTPVHGILGMVDLLHQTNNPDLQKEYLDSLTESSEHLIRLINDVIDFSKAESGSLHFSFKEFDLISLLERYAEEASDKAFKKGLAFKTILPPARESIDVKSDSIRVRQILSNLVSNALKFTEKGGVTVELELKQETETDITLSLSVKDTGIGIDANRIPTLFEAFSQTDLSISRKYGGTGLGLSICRRVCEALDWNISAESESGKGSKFVLEMTLPKANPAEKVKIAESKNRINFDFSEHGDLKILVAEDNQVNQRLIQKMLEKLGLSCSVVSNGIDALAFWEENGVDLLLLDIQMPELSGLEVSRILKKKPSTRKIPWIIAVTAHDSSEDRRACAEAGMDDYLGKPFRIEDLGERIQEFLKAPPSSLAS from the coding sequence ATGGAAAACCTTCCCTATAGCGTCGCTCCCCTACCCGATAATGAAGAAGAAAGGGTACAAGCATTAAAACGTTATAGGATCCTTGACACACCTCCTGAAGAAAAATACGACGGGATCATAAAAGCTGCCTCCCTAATTTGTGGGACACCGATTGCGCTTGTTTCTCTAATCGATTCAGAAAGGCAATGGTTTAAAGCCAGAATGGGACTAAATGCAACTGAAACTCCTAAACAAATCTCATTTTGCCAATTTGCAGTTTCCGAAAATAAGACTTTCGTAGTGGAGAATGCTCTAGAAGACCCTAGATTTAGTCAAAATCCTCTCGTATTGAATGATCCGAATATTAGATTTTATGCAGGCGCCCCGTTACGCACTCCCGATGGATATATTCTTGGGACTCTTTGCGTAATAGATACCAAGCCTAAAAAATTGTCAGAAGCAGAGATACAAGCCTTAGAGGCACTAGCAACATCTGTAGTTTCTTTTATGGAGCTAGATGCTAAATCTCAGGCATTGATCCAGTTACAATCTGTAGCATTAGAATTACAAAAAGCTAAAGAACAATTCTTTATTAATATGAACCATGAACTTAGGACTCCAGTGCATGGTATCCTAGGAATGGTGGATCTATTACACCAAACAAACAATCCAGACCTTCAAAAGGAATATCTGGATTCATTAACTGAAAGTTCTGAACATCTGATCCGTTTGATCAACGATGTGATCGATTTTAGCAAAGCAGAATCAGGCTCATTACATTTTAGTTTTAAAGAATTCGATCTAATCTCTCTTTTGGAAAGATATGCAGAAGAAGCATCTGATAAAGCATTCAAAAAAGGATTAGCATTTAAAACAATTCTTCCTCCTGCGAGAGAAAGTATCGACGTAAAATCTGATTCGATCCGTGTCAGACAAATCCTTTCTAATTTGGTTTCTAACGCGTTGAAATTCACAGAAAAAGGTGGAGTCACTGTAGAGTTGGAGTTAAAGCAAGAGACTGAAACAGATATTACTCTTTCTCTGAGTGTAAAAGACACAGGTATCGGGATAGACGCAAATCGGATCCCAACTTTATTCGAAGCATTCTCTCAGACTGATCTATCTATTTCTAGAAAATATGGTGGGACAGGTTTAGGTCTTTCTATCTGCAGACGAGTCTGCGAAGCATTGGATTGGAATATATCTGCGGAAAGTGAGTCAGGAAAAGGTTCTAAATTTGTTTTGGAAATGACTCTTCCTAAAGCAAACCCTGCAGAAAAAGTTAAAATTGCCGAATCTAAAAATCGTATCAATTTCGATTTCTCTGAACATGGAGATCTAAAAATCCTTGTGGCAGAAGACAATCAAGTGAATCAAAGATTAATCCAAAAGATGTTAGAAAAATTAGGATTAAGTTGTTCTGTCGTTTCTAACGGGATCGACGCCTTGGCATTTTGGGAGGAGAATGGTGTGGATCTTCTTCTTTTAGACATTCAAATGCCAGAGTTGAGTGGACTTGAAGTTTCAAGGATCTTAAAAAAGAAACCTAGTACTAGAAAAATTCCTTGGATCATCGCCGTTACCGCCCATGACAGCAGCGAAGACAGAAGAGCCTGCGCAGAAGCTGGCATGGACGATTATTTGGGAAAACCTTTCCGGATAGAAGATTTGGGAGAAAGGATCCAAGAATTTTTAAAAGCTCCCCCTTCCTCCTTGGCCTCCTGA
- a CDS encoding LIC13081 family protein, which yields MATTTIAFTVPISLSRAFDYVSNFERLPDWSGNILSFKKNESTPSFQVKTKFWFFACKFEYQILESKYPSRLVIRIKSRFSDQTETFSFYPDPKGSDTDTKILFTSQMELSGFSKVFRSWIFSKAFENTRKDIRKLQEILSQGKTLGIRNFQVIHD from the coding sequence ATGGCGACGACTACTATTGCTTTTACTGTGCCGATCTCTTTGAGCAGAGCGTTCGATTACGTTTCTAATTTCGAACGTTTGCCTGACTGGTCGGGGAATATTCTCTCCTTTAAGAAAAATGAAAGTACTCCTAGTTTTCAAGTGAAAACTAAGTTTTGGTTTTTCGCATGTAAGTTCGAATACCAAATTTTAGAATCCAAGTATCCGAGTAGATTGGTGATACGGATCAAGAGTAGATTTTCAGATCAGACTGAGACCTTCTCCTTTTATCCTGACCCTAAAGGTTCAGATACTGATACTAAAATCCTTTTTACAAGTCAGATGGAATTATCTGGATTTTCTAAAGTTTTCCGGTCCTGGATCTTCTCGAAGGCGTTCGAAAACACAAGAAAAGACATCCGAAAATTGCAAGAGATCCTTTCTCAAGGCAAAACCTTAGGAATTCGTAATTTTCAGGTCATCCATGATTGA
- a CDS encoding pirin family protein yields the protein MGFRRITGTRIAEKTMEGGGFPVRRPFPVPQFSYWDPFLLLDEMGPVNYEPGKAIGAPDHPHRGFETVTYLLSGEMEHRDSWGHAGKLKEGGIQWMTAGAGLVHSELPSADFQSRGGRMHGFQIWVNLPRDKKLISPNYQEMDSSELPVAEKDGVWAKVIAGDLWGTNAIIQTQTPIVFFHLKLSPGSYAEVPVPKDYNILAYPFVGAGTVIDADAEHDLVEGETVFYQGGEGSIGLRAPENFAWEVLILGGQPLNEPVARYGPFVMSTPQEIQQAFEDYSAGKMGTI from the coding sequence ATGGGTTTTAGACGAATAACCGGAACAAGAATCGCCGAAAAAACTATGGAGGGTGGTGGATTTCCAGTCCGCAGACCATTCCCAGTTCCGCAATTTTCATATTGGGACCCGTTTTTACTTTTGGATGAAATGGGACCTGTCAATTACGAACCAGGCAAAGCAATAGGTGCTCCAGATCATCCTCATAGAGGTTTCGAGACCGTTACGTATCTTCTATCTGGCGAAATGGAACATAGAGATTCCTGGGGACATGCAGGGAAATTAAAAGAAGGTGGTATCCAATGGATGACTGCAGGTGCAGGCCTTGTGCATTCAGAACTTCCTTCCGCTGATTTTCAGTCCAGAGGTGGAAGAATGCATGGATTCCAAATCTGGGTCAATCTCCCAAGGGATAAAAAACTTATTTCCCCGAATTACCAGGAAATGGATTCATCTGAGCTTCCAGTGGCAGAAAAAGACGGAGTTTGGGCCAAGGTAATTGCAGGAGATCTTTGGGGAACCAATGCGATCATCCAAACTCAAACACCAATTGTATTTTTCCATTTGAAACTTTCTCCAGGTTCTTATGCAGAAGTGCCTGTGCCTAAAGATTATAATATTTTAGCGTATCCATTCGTTGGCGCAGGTACTGTAATTGATGCAGATGCCGAACACGACCTTGTAGAAGGTGAGACAGTATTTTATCAAGGCGGAGAAGGTAGTATAGGCCTTCGTGCTCCTGAAAATTTTGCATGGGAAGTTTTGATTTTAGGAGGACAACCTCTGAACGAACCTGTGGCACGTTATGGCCCTTTCGTGATGAGCACTCCTCAAGAAATACAGCAGGCATTTGAGGATTATTCTGCAGGAAAAATGGGGACAATATAA
- a CDS encoding NAD(P)/FAD-dependent oxidoreductase, with protein sequence MEEVQTKKLAVIGGGAAGFFGAIQTRILSEGRISVQLYEKSPNVLSKVKISGGGRCNVTHSCFDPEELSKRYPRGEKELKRAFEIFQPKDTIRFFESRGVKLKAEQDGRMFPITDNSETIINCLLEEAKKSGVKIQTKISILGIYKNEDSDQKRFRIQTEEGEEYFDSVLVASGSSRKVWGWLENMGHSIESPVPSLFTFEISDPLLDGFQGLTVSDVEIIFKNSKLKQRGPILFTHWGLSGPAVLKLSAWAARELFDSDYKAELLIDWIPDLPRQNLREIFLEKKKDSPSKKPGSRSEFDLPSRFWERVWEKSCGPEKRWSEISSKEFHQAEEILKRTVLKVTGKGVFKDEFVTCGGVRRKEVDFSKMESRFHPGLYFAGEVLDIDGITGGFNFQNAWTTSYIAAKALAAT encoded by the coding sequence ATGGAAGAAGTCCAAACCAAAAAATTAGCAGTGATCGGCGGCGGTGCCGCCGGTTTTTTCGGAGCCATCCAAACTAGAATTCTTTCAGAAGGAAGAATATCAGTTCAGCTATACGAAAAATCTCCCAATGTATTGTCCAAAGTAAAAATTTCAGGAGGAGGAAGATGTAATGTTACTCATTCCTGTTTTGATCCGGAAGAATTATCCAAACGTTATCCAAGAGGGGAGAAGGAACTCAAAAGAGCTTTCGAGATATTCCAGCCTAAGGATACGATCCGTTTTTTTGAGAGTAGGGGCGTAAAATTAAAAGCGGAACAAGACGGGAGAATGTTCCCAATCACTGATAATTCCGAAACCATCATCAACTGCTTATTAGAAGAAGCCAAAAAATCAGGAGTAAAGATCCAAACTAAAATTTCTATATTAGGAATTTATAAAAATGAGGACTCCGATCAAAAAAGATTCAGGATACAAACGGAAGAGGGAGAAGAATACTTCGATTCAGTTTTGGTAGCAAGTGGCTCCTCTCGAAAGGTTTGGGGATGGTTGGAAAATATGGGTCATTCTATAGAATCTCCAGTTCCTTCTTTATTTACATTCGAGATCTCAGATCCGTTGTTAGACGGATTTCAGGGACTTACAGTCTCGGACGTAGAAATTATATTCAAAAATTCTAAACTAAAACAAAGAGGCCCCATTCTTTTTACACATTGGGGTTTAAGTGGCCCCGCAGTCTTAAAACTATCCGCCTGGGCTGCTCGAGAACTATTCGATTCAGATTATAAGGCAGAATTGCTTATAGATTGGATTCCTGATCTTCCTAGACAAAACCTAAGAGAAATATTTTTAGAAAAGAAGAAGGATAGTCCTTCTAAAAAACCGGGAAGTCGTTCCGAATTCGACCTTCCTTCCAGATTTTGGGAAAGAGTTTGGGAGAAGTCCTGCGGTCCTGAAAAAAGATGGTCCGAAATTTCTTCCAAAGAATTTCACCAAGCGGAAGAAATCTTAAAACGAACTGTTCTGAAAGTTACGGGCAAGGGAGTTTTTAAAGATGAATTCGTAACCTGCGGAGGAGTTCGTCGTAAGGAAGTGGATTTTTCTAAAATGGAAAGTAGGTTTCATCCAGGACTTTATTTTGCGGGAGAAGTTTTGGATATAGATGGGATCACAGGCGGATTCAATTTCCAAAACGCTTGGACCACTTCTTATATTGCTGCAAAAGCTTTGGCCGCAACTTAA
- a CDS encoding VOC family protein — MIHHIAISTQDPETLKKFYITIPGLSFEKDHFYENGKLRSSWFLAGSTRIMIEKEEDPKAPHALIFSAPKKEEREKIDSLFANSFIEKTDYTKYFKDPDGNRLGFSSYPEPWD, encoded by the coding sequence ATGATCCATCATATAGCGATTTCCACACAAGATCCAGAAACATTAAAAAAATTTTATATAACTATCCCAGGTCTATCTTTCGAAAAGGATCATTTTTACGAGAACGGTAAGCTCAGATCTTCTTGGTTTTTAGCAGGGTCCACTCGGATCATGATAGAAAAAGAAGAAGATCCTAAGGCACCTCACGCACTCATCTTCTCCGCTCCAAAAAAAGAAGAAAGAGAAAAGATAGATTCCTTATTTGCGAATTCTTTTATAGAGAAGACAGATTACACAAAATATTTTAAGGACCCGGATGGAAATCGTTTAGGATTTAGTTCTTATCCAGAACCCTGGGATTAA
- a CDS encoding GNAT family N-acetyltransferase — protein sequence MDSVQHDIAGKKFLIIQDGREAHLVYREIGAHVWDLYHTFVPTDFRGKGIASQLAEAALKAARAETKKIIPNCSFVQTYLKRHPEYSDLVIME from the coding sequence ATGGATTCAGTTCAACATGATATTGCCGGCAAAAAATTCCTGATCATACAAGACGGAAGAGAAGCTCATTTAGTTTATAGAGAGATTGGCGCCCATGTTTGGGATCTTTATCATACCTTTGTTCCGACCGATTTCAGAGGAAAAGGGATCGCCTCCCAACTCGCAGAAGCCGCTCTCAAAGCAGCAAGAGCAGAAACTAAAAAGATCATCCCGAATTGTTCTTTTGTTCAAACCTATCTAAAAAGACATCCTGAATATTCCGATCTGGTGATTATGGAATGA